One genomic segment of Paenibacillus durus includes these proteins:
- a CDS encoding anti-repressor SinI family protein gives MDKSNQGNIGELQTLELDMEWVYLLLKAKKQGLQVDEIRRFFNDRTLKAM, from the coding sequence TTGGACAAGTCCAACCAGGGGAACATCGGAGAGCTGCAGACGTTAGAGCTTGATATGGAATGGGTGTATTTGCTTCTGAAAGCCAAGAAGCAAGGGCTTCAAGTGGATGAGATTCGTCGGTTCTTCAATGACAGGACACTTAAGGCAATGTAG
- a CDS encoding helix-turn-helix domain-containing protein translates to MPDNIGQHIQHLRLEKGLSLSELASKADVAKSYLSNVERNIQSNPSIQFIEKIAEALDVPVHVLLYGENSDTQEEMLDSEWFKLVQEAMASGVSKREFKEFLDYQKWRLEQKDQ, encoded by the coding sequence GTGCCAGATAATATAGGACAACACATTCAGCATCTTCGTCTGGAGAAGGGCTTGTCTTTATCCGAGCTGGCCAGCAAGGCTGATGTGGCCAAATCATACTTGAGCAATGTTGAACGCAACATTCAATCCAACCCCTCTATCCAATTCATTGAAAAAATTGCCGAGGCTCTGGACGTTCCCGTTCACGTTCTTCTCTATGGAGAGAACTCCGATACGCAGGAGGAAATGCTGGATTCCGAATGGTTCAAGCTAGTGCAGGAGGCTATGGCTTCAGGCGTCAGCAAGCGCGAGTTTAAGGAGTTTCTGGATTACCAGAAATGGCGTCTTGAACAGAAGGACCAGTAA
- a CDS encoding aldehyde dehydrogenase, which produces MVSYGWLTDRQRSFFASGATKELSYRIDALRRLKAGIQERERQLINALKADLNKSEFEAYMAEIGIVLEEISFTLKHLRTWAKPRKVRTPITHFGARGYIYSEPYGLALILAPWNYPFQLAAAPLIGAIAAGNCAVLKPSELTPRTSETIAEIIRTSFQEDYISVIQGGIETSEALLREKFDYIFFTGSVPVGKIVMIAAAKHLTPVTLELGGKSPCIVHEDANLKLAARRIAWGKFMNAGQTCVAPDYIYVHQSIKERFLRELESAVKELYGERPLLNPDYTRIVGRKHFDRIEAFLDNGTRVFGGGTDQEKLTIEPTVLTDIGWEDPVMQEEIFGPLLPVLEYGDLPEAIREIGSQPKPLALYLFTESKSVQEDVRKKVSFGGGCINDTVYHITSPYLPFGGVGSSGMGAYHGQASFDTFSHSKSVLKQTTRFDLPFRYPNRRNGLKQIKRFLR; this is translated from the coding sequence ATGGTGAGCTATGGATGGCTAACGGATAGACAACGGTCTTTTTTTGCAAGCGGGGCAACAAAAGAATTAAGCTATCGGATCGACGCGCTTCGCCGTCTTAAAGCAGGTATACAGGAGCGCGAAAGACAGCTGATCAACGCCTTAAAAGCGGATCTGAACAAATCTGAATTCGAAGCTTACATGGCGGAAATCGGAATTGTTCTTGAGGAAATCAGCTTTACGCTGAAGCATTTGCGGACATGGGCCAAGCCTCGTAAGGTAAGAACGCCGATCACTCATTTTGGCGCCAGAGGGTACATTTATTCCGAGCCGTACGGCTTGGCCTTGATCCTCGCTCCCTGGAATTATCCGTTCCAACTGGCCGCCGCTCCATTGATCGGCGCAATCGCGGCAGGAAACTGCGCGGTCCTGAAGCCGTCGGAATTGACCCCAAGAACTTCGGAGACTATCGCAGAGATCATCCGCACGAGCTTTCAGGAAGATTATATTTCTGTCATTCAGGGCGGGATTGAAACGAGCGAGGCGCTGCTGAGGGAGAAGTTCGACTATATCTTTTTTACCGGGAGTGTTCCGGTCGGGAAGATTGTTATGATTGCTGCCGCCAAGCATCTGACACCGGTGACTCTGGAGCTTGGAGGAAAAAGCCCCTGCATCGTTCATGAAGACGCCAATCTCAAGCTGGCCGCGAGGCGTATCGCCTGGGGGAAGTTCATGAACGCCGGACAAACCTGCGTAGCGCCGGATTATATCTATGTCCATCAGAGCATCAAGGAGCGTTTCCTTAGGGAGCTGGAGAGCGCGGTAAAGGAATTGTACGGGGAACGGCCTCTGCTGAATCCGGACTATACGCGGATTGTCGGCAGGAAGCATTTTGACCGGATTGAGGCGTTTCTGGACAATGGAACACGGGTATTCGGCGGAGGAACGGACCAAGAGAAATTAACGATCGAACCGACCGTTCTAACGGATATTGGCTGGGAAGATCCTGTGATGCAGGAAGAGATATTCGGGCCGCTTCTGCCGGTGCTGGAATACGGTGATCTGCCGGAGGCGATCAGAGAGATTGGCAGCCAGCCGAAGCCGCTTGCACTGTATTTGTTCACGGAAAGCAAAAGTGTGCAGGAGGATGTGAGGAAGAAAGTTTCTTTCGGCGGAGGCTGCATCAATGATACGGTGTATCATATTACTTCTCCATACCTGCCGTTTGGCGGAGTAGGCAGCAGCGGGATGGGGGCGTATCACGGACAAGCGAGCTTCGATACGTTCTCGCACAGCAAGAGCGTTCTGAAGCAGACGACACGGTTCGATCTCCCGTTCCGGTACCCGAACCGCAGGAATGGGCTGAAGCAGATCAAGCGGTTTCTGAGATGA
- a CDS encoding 2-oxoglutarate dehydrogenase E1 component: MSAKESYNESVWSKYYGPNLGYIQEKYEHFAEDPFSVEAHYRELFTIYGSPPLTSEAARTPGPALPADTDWLRKAVRASKLIASIRIFGHLAADIDPLGQGHTSMAKWLDPETYELTREDLLALPASLIWENAPQDVLTGWDAYHRMRQTYTKTIAYEFSHVHDEQELRWLNSQAESATSPAPLTPAERKGLLGRLIQVEQFETFLHKTFVGQKRFSLEGNDALVPMLDEIVRAAAHDGAEHILMGMAHRGRLNVLAHILGKPYDIIFSEFHHSPNKELFPSEGSMGINYGWTGDVKYHLGADRAFHEGETVRARLTLANNPSHLEFVNPVVEGFARAAQEVRSAPGLPVLDTNKAMAVLMHGDAAFPGEGIVAETLNIGQLQGYQNGGTIHIIVNNRIGFTTESEDSRSTHYASDLAKGYEIPIVHVNADDPEACIAAVRLASAYRNLFKKDFLIDLIGYRRHGHNEMDDPEMTQPIVYGKVKNHPTVFRIYAERLEREKVITKDELAKMSAEADNVLQQAYERMKEGKQKSGETKTAVALQTDEESSAPTAVPLGRLQSINRQLLSFPEGFKVYPKLQRILQRRKDLLNDGEKVDWALAETLAFATILQDGTPIRLSGQDAQRGTFSQRHLVLHDSESGELYYPLHQLEDAKASFGVYNSPLSEASVIGYEYGYNVFAPETFVLWEAQYGDFANAAQVIIDQFISAGRAKWTQRSNLAILLPHGYEGQGPEHSSGRLERYLQLSAEENWTVANLTSAAQYFHLLRRQASLGGQADARPLVIMTPKSLLRNPRSASSGLELASGQFQPVLPEPLLGQTPGTVTRLVVCSGKIAIDLQAELEAAPGQDLSWLHILRLEQLYPFPARELAVYLNAFTSLQEIVWVQEEPKNMGAWSYIEPRLRAIAPGNTAVRYIGRPERSSPASGYADIHTFEQRRIVTEALNLNSQTKAAVPSPSGTVSR; encoded by the coding sequence ATGTCAGCCAAAGAGTCCTACAACGAATCCGTCTGGAGCAAGTATTACGGTCCCAATCTGGGCTACATTCAGGAAAAGTACGAACATTTCGCCGAAGATCCTTTTTCAGTGGAAGCCCACTACCGCGAACTATTCACCATCTACGGTTCTCCTCCGCTGACATCCGAGGCTGCAAGGACTCCCGGACCGGCCTTGCCCGCCGATACCGATTGGCTTCGCAAAGCGGTTAGAGCTTCCAAGCTGATCGCAAGCATCCGCATTTTTGGCCATCTGGCAGCCGACATCGACCCGCTGGGACAGGGTCATACCTCCATGGCCAAATGGCTGGACCCCGAGACTTATGAGCTTACGCGCGAAGATTTGCTTGCCCTGCCGGCTTCGCTCATCTGGGAGAACGCTCCGCAGGATGTGCTGACCGGCTGGGACGCTTATCACCGGATGCGCCAAACCTATACCAAGACGATTGCCTACGAATTCAGCCATGTCCACGACGAACAGGAGCTTCGCTGGCTGAACAGTCAGGCCGAATCGGCCACCTCGCCCGCTCCGCTCACGCCGGCGGAACGCAAAGGGCTGCTGGGCCGGCTCATCCAGGTGGAGCAGTTCGAGACATTCCTGCATAAGACATTTGTCGGCCAGAAGCGGTTCAGTCTGGAAGGCAATGATGCGCTTGTTCCTATGCTGGACGAAATTGTCCGGGCGGCCGCGCATGACGGCGCGGAGCATATCCTGATGGGCATGGCCCACCGGGGCCGTTTGAATGTGCTCGCGCATATTTTGGGCAAACCGTACGATATTATTTTTTCCGAATTCCACCATTCTCCGAACAAGGAGCTGTTCCCGTCCGAAGGGTCCATGGGCATCAACTACGGCTGGACCGGAGATGTAAAATACCATTTGGGCGCCGACCGTGCGTTCCATGAAGGCGAGACAGTGCGCGCCCGTCTGACGCTTGCCAACAACCCGAGCCATCTTGAATTCGTCAACCCTGTAGTGGAGGGCTTTGCACGCGCGGCCCAGGAAGTCCGAAGCGCTCCGGGGCTGCCTGTGCTTGATACGAACAAAGCCATGGCCGTACTGATGCACGGAGACGCCGCTTTCCCGGGCGAAGGCATCGTGGCGGAGACGCTGAATATCGGCCAGCTTCAGGGGTACCAGAATGGCGGAACGATCCACATCATCGTCAATAACCGGATTGGCTTCACGACGGAGAGCGAGGATTCCCGTTCCACGCACTATGCGAGCGATCTTGCCAAAGGGTATGAAATTCCGATTGTCCATGTCAATGCCGACGATCCGGAGGCCTGCATTGCTGCCGTCCGCCTGGCCAGCGCTTACCGCAACCTGTTTAAAAAGGATTTCCTGATCGATCTTATCGGTTACCGCAGACACGGACACAATGAAATGGATGATCCCGAAATGACCCAGCCGATTGTCTACGGCAAGGTAAAAAATCATCCTACCGTCTTCCGGATATATGCCGAAAGGCTGGAGCGCGAGAAGGTGATTACCAAGGATGAACTGGCGAAGATGAGCGCCGAAGCGGACAATGTGCTTCAGCAGGCCTACGAGCGGATGAAAGAGGGCAAGCAAAAAAGCGGCGAAACGAAGACGGCCGTCGCCTTGCAGACGGATGAAGAAAGCTCTGCGCCTACGGCCGTGCCGCTCGGCAGGCTGCAGAGCATTAACCGCCAGCTGCTGTCCTTCCCCGAAGGCTTCAAGGTGTATCCGAAGCTGCAGCGGATTCTGCAGCGGCGCAAGGATCTGCTGAATGACGGGGAAAAGGTGGATTGGGCGCTGGCCGAAACACTGGCTTTCGCGACCATTCTACAGGACGGAACGCCCATCCGTCTGAGCGGCCAGGACGCGCAGCGCGGCACTTTCTCCCAGCGGCATCTCGTGCTTCACGACAGTGAATCGGGAGAGCTCTACTACCCGCTTCACCAGCTTGAGGATGCCAAGGCTTCCTTCGGCGTCTACAACAGCCCGCTATCGGAGGCCTCGGTGATCGGCTACGAGTACGGCTACAATGTATTTGCGCCGGAGACATTCGTGCTGTGGGAAGCGCAGTACGGCGATTTCGCCAATGCCGCGCAGGTGATTATCGACCAGTTCATTTCTGCCGGACGCGCCAAATGGACGCAGCGCAGCAACCTGGCCATCCTGCTGCCCCATGGCTACGAAGGCCAAGGGCCGGAACACTCCAGCGGCCGATTGGAACGGTATTTGCAGCTATCCGCTGAGGAAAACTGGACGGTTGCGAATCTTACCAGCGCCGCGCAGTACTTCCATCTGCTGCGCCGCCAGGCTTCTCTGGGCGGACAGGCGGACGCAAGGCCGCTCGTGATCATGACGCCGAAGAGTCTGCTCCGCAACCCGCGCAGCGCTTCTTCCGGCTTAGAGCTGGCATCCGGCCAATTTCAGCCCGTGCTCCCGGAACCGCTGCTCGGGCAGACTCCCGGCACAGTGACACGTCTGGTCGTATGCAGCGGAAAGATCGCCATTGACCTGCAAGCCGAACTGGAAGCGGCCCCGGGCCAGGACTTGTCCTGGCTGCATATCCTGCGCCTCGAACAGCTCTACCCGTTCCCGGCGCGCGAATTGGCCGTCTACCTGAACGCTTTCACTTCTCTGCAGGAGATCGTCTGGGTGCAGGAAGAACCGAAGAACATGGGCGCCTGGAGCTATATCGAACCAAGGCTTCGCGCCATTGCGCCAGGCAACACCGCTGTACGGTATATCGGCCGTCCGGAACGCTCAAGCCCGGCCAGCGGGTATGCGGACATCCACACCTTTGAACAACGCAGAATCGTCACGGAAGCACTGAACTTGAACTCGCAAACGAAAGCGGCTGTACCGTCTCCTTCCGGGACGGTGTCACGATAG
- a CDS encoding LysR family transcriptional regulator → MDIDIIRAFVAVAELKSVSAAAARMNHLQSNMTAKIKKLEAHYRQQLFIRSVRGMELTEEGTKLYRQYKKMLILWEETEQAMNRREAKLRLGTMQSVISGEITSALTNLYDKYPDLSVTLKTGTTEKMEQELIQGNIDLAYTIGKTAAAQLAYRKIGTEELVLIGRKAAEGVSLEYCLHKENRIILSEDCLYTSILEQMYSVYGYQKGNAIEVGMFETLLQFAGLGMGISVISKRIAQQYKVKHYMQLPPEYRYIDKYIVTRLNYELSPLERQFIETSHFL, encoded by the coding sequence TTGGACATTGACATTATCCGGGCTTTCGTTGCGGTAGCCGAATTAAAAAGCGTCTCTGCCGCCGCCGCCAGAATGAATCATCTTCAATCCAATATGACGGCCAAAATCAAAAAGCTGGAAGCACACTATCGGCAGCAATTATTTATACGCAGCGTAAGAGGGATGGAACTAACAGAGGAAGGAACGAAGCTGTACCGCCAGTACAAGAAGATGCTTATCCTTTGGGAAGAAACGGAGCAAGCGATGAATCGGCGAGAGGCCAAGCTTCGGCTCGGCACCATGCAATCCGTCATCAGCGGAGAGATCACTTCGGCGCTCACGAATCTATATGATAAATACCCCGATCTTTCAGTAACGCTAAAGACCGGAACAACGGAAAAAATGGAACAGGAACTGATTCAAGGCAATATCGATCTGGCTTATACCATTGGAAAGACTGCTGCCGCGCAGCTTGCTTACCGCAAAATTGGAACAGAAGAATTGGTCCTGATCGGCCGAAAGGCAGCGGAAGGCGTTAGTCTGGAGTACTGTCTGCACAAAGAAAACCGGATCATTCTGTCCGAAGACTGCTTGTACACTTCGATTCTGGAGCAAATGTATTCGGTTTATGGCTATCAGAAGGGCAATGCAATCGAGGTTGGCATGTTCGAGACACTGCTTCAATTTGCCGGATTGGGCATGGGAATTTCCGTGATTTCCAAGCGCATTGCGCAGCAGTATAAAGTTAAACATTATATGCAGCTTCCACCCGAGTACCGGTACATCGACAAATATATCGTTACCCGTCTAAACTATGAGCTGTCGCCACTGGAGAGGCAGTTTATCGAAACCAGTCATTTCTTGTAA
- a CDS encoding Gfo/Idh/MocA family protein: MSNESIRTGIIGGSLNHQWASQTHIPALSSSSLHQITAIATSKMESALQSADVLDVPLAFAGHQELSQSSEVELVVVSIRVPFHYEAVKTAILAGKHVYCEWPLAVTASQAEELAELADQAGIHHAIGFQARLDNAVLEAKRRMDSGEIGRILSCTMQVSTQGKGGVTDRKGAYLLMEENGATLLTINGGHSLDVLCYLLGDFKELSAVMNSNYSQAIFTDTGEPAAKNTADQIMIHGTLNSAASVSVHIQGGAYPGFTMDIQGEKGIIRLSQRHSLGHVQFGNLQLQQAVYAPGSSAASSMDDFKTVLPEKKETRSPVQNVLEAHILLARDILDHTYQSANFHDALRLHRLLDTIRQAATTGQRQKLS, translated from the coding sequence ATGAGCAATGAAAGTATTCGAACGGGCATCATCGGCGGCTCGCTCAATCATCAATGGGCAAGCCAGACACATATTCCTGCGCTTAGCAGCAGCTCCTTGCATCAAATTACCGCTATAGCCACCTCCAAAATGGAGAGCGCCTTACAGAGCGCTGACGTCTTGGATGTCCCTCTTGCTTTTGCAGGACATCAAGAGCTAAGCCAATCCTCTGAGGTGGAATTGGTTGTAGTGAGCATCCGGGTTCCTTTCCATTATGAAGCGGTCAAGACCGCTATTCTGGCCGGAAAGCATGTGTATTGTGAGTGGCCTTTGGCCGTTACCGCCAGTCAGGCTGAAGAATTGGCCGAGCTTGCCGATCAGGCCGGGATTCATCATGCGATCGGTTTTCAGGCACGGCTTGACAATGCCGTACTTGAAGCAAAGCGGAGAATGGACAGCGGCGAAATAGGCAGGATTCTATCCTGCACCATGCAAGTATCCACTCAAGGCAAAGGCGGCGTGACGGATCGAAAGGGTGCATACCTCCTGATGGAGGAAAATGGCGCTACGCTGCTCACGATTAACGGGGGCCATTCTCTGGACGTTCTGTGCTACTTGCTGGGGGATTTCAAGGAATTGTCCGCAGTAATGAACAGTAACTACTCACAAGCCATTTTTACGGATACAGGAGAACCAGCAGCCAAGAATACAGCAGATCAGATTATGATTCACGGCACATTGAACAGCGCAGCATCCGTTTCCGTTCATATTCAAGGAGGCGCCTATCCGGGGTTCACTATGGATATTCAGGGAGAGAAAGGGATCATCCGGCTCAGTCAGCGGCATTCCTTGGGACATGTGCAGTTTGGAAATTTGCAGCTCCAGCAGGCGGTATATGCACCGGGCAGCTCGGCGGCAAGCAGCATGGATGACTTTAAGACCGTTCTCCCTGAGAAGAAGGAGACCAGATCCCCCGTGCAAAATGTTCTAGAGGCTCACATCCTACTTGCCCGGGACATTCTTGATCATACCTACCAGTCAGCCAATTTTCATGATGCGCTTCGCCTCCATCGCCTGTTGGATACCATCAGGCAAGCAGCAACAACGGGACAACGGCAGAAGCTGAGCTGA
- a CDS encoding aldo/keto reductase yields MKTLPLNKRGIPASRLVLGCMGLGGGWDREAITKEQIKEGHEAVEAALSIGINMFDHADIYTRGKAEQVFGTVLKERPELRERIILQSKCGIKLAEPGESSNVFDFSKSHILSSVDGILSRLGVEYLDILLLHRPDPLMDPEEVGEALHLLKQSGKVRHFGVSNMSQGQIKLLQAYSEEPFIVNQLEMSLEKIYWLDSVVSVNQQAWREQGMPEGTIEHCRLENIQLQAWGPLAQGKYSGRPLDGESETVRSTARLVRTLADEKGTTPEAIVLSWLMTHPAAIQPVIGTVSPKRIAACEGADKLTLTRKEWYDLYVSSRGVRLP; encoded by the coding sequence TTGAAAACGTTACCGCTTAACAAGCGCGGAATTCCCGCAAGCCGGCTTGTCCTGGGCTGTATGGGCCTTGGCGGAGGCTGGGACCGCGAGGCGATTACTAAAGAGCAAATCAAGGAAGGACATGAGGCTGTCGAAGCGGCGCTCTCCATCGGCATCAATATGTTCGATCACGCTGATATTTATACCCGCGGCAAAGCGGAGCAAGTATTCGGCACCGTCCTTAAAGAACGGCCGGAGCTGCGTGAACGGATCATTCTTCAATCGAAGTGCGGCATTAAGCTGGCCGAACCCGGCGAAAGCTCCAACGTGTTCGATTTCTCCAAGAGCCATATCCTAAGCAGTGTGGACGGCATCCTGTCTCGTCTGGGAGTAGAATACCTGGATATTCTGCTGCTTCACCGGCCCGATCCGCTGATGGACCCTGAAGAGGTGGGCGAAGCGCTTCACCTGCTTAAGCAATCCGGCAAGGTGCGGCATTTCGGCGTCTCCAATATGAGCCAGGGGCAAATCAAGCTGCTTCAGGCATACAGCGAAGAGCCGTTTATCGTCAATCAGTTGGAGATGAGCCTTGAGAAGATCTACTGGCTCGATTCGGTCGTAAGCGTCAATCAGCAAGCCTGGAGAGAGCAAGGCATGCCCGAAGGAACGATCGAGCACTGCAGGCTGGAGAATATCCAGCTTCAGGCGTGGGGGCCGCTGGCCCAGGGCAAATACAGCGGACGCCCGCTGGACGGAGAATCCGAAACGGTCCGCAGCACCGCGCGCCTTGTCCGTACGCTGGCCGATGAGAAAGGGACGACCCCGGAAGCGATAGTCCTCTCCTGGCTGATGACGCATCCGGCCGCGATTCAGCCCGTTATCGGAACGGTAAGTCCGAAGCGCATCGCAGCCTGCGAAGGCGCGGACAAGCTTACGCTTACCCGTAAGGAATGGTATGACCTGTACGTCAGCTCCCGGGGCGTGCGGTTACCTTGA
- a CDS encoding S8 family serine peptidase translates to MASSHVAGVAALIWQAKPYLENKDIREILDKTATEMGEEKLYGHGLVDALKALNFIGK, encoded by the coding sequence ATGGCCTCATCGCATGTGGCAGGCGTAGCCGCTCTGATTTGGCAGGCTAAACCTTATCTTGAAAACAAAGACATACGTGAGATTTTGGATAAGACCGCTACTGAAATGGGTGAAGAAAAACTGTATGGACATGGGCTTGTTGATGCATTGAAGGCCTTAAATTTCATTGGGAAATAG
- the odhB gene encoding 2-oxoglutarate dehydrogenase complex dihydrolipoyllysine-residue succinyltransferase, which produces MSEIKVPDLGESITEGTIYKWIVKEGDHVGQGDVLAELETDKVNLEISAEESGVISAILRKDGDNVAVGEVIGLIGGGGSGVAGEASAADSVKPAAPEAPEAPAAQQPAAPPAGAGTLAAAPEGPAAENGAAYLASPGARKLARERGIDLGEVGARDPIGRIGQADVKTFGAAAVPAAPKPAAPTQGAPAGSPPPGAKAADGKETERKRMSRRRLTIASRLVEAQHTAAMLTTFNEVDMTAILDIRKRRKDTFKEKHDIGLGFMSFFTKAVVGALKAYPLLNAEIDGEDLIIKKYYDIGIAVSAKEGLVVPVVREADRLSFPQIERQISELAAKARANTLALSDLQGGTFTITNGGVFGSLLSTPILNAPQVGILGMHKIQLRPIAIDEVTTVNKPMMYIALSYDHRIVDGAEAVSFLVKVKELLEDPEALLLEG; this is translated from the coding sequence GTGTCCGAAATTAAAGTGCCCGATCTGGGCGAATCCATTACAGAAGGAACGATCTACAAGTGGATTGTAAAAGAAGGCGACCATGTCGGCCAGGGGGATGTGCTGGCAGAGCTTGAGACGGATAAGGTGAACCTGGAAATCAGCGCGGAGGAGAGCGGCGTCATTTCCGCCATCTTGCGCAAAGACGGAGACAACGTCGCGGTCGGCGAAGTGATCGGCTTGATCGGCGGCGGCGGTAGCGGAGTAGCCGGAGAGGCTTCGGCGGCGGACAGCGTCAAGCCTGCCGCGCCGGAAGCGCCGGAAGCGCCTGCGGCGCAGCAGCCGGCGGCGCCTCCCGCCGGTGCAGGGACCCTGGCGGCCGCCCCGGAAGGCCCGGCCGCCGAGAACGGCGCCGCGTACCTGGCTTCGCCGGGTGCGCGCAAGCTCGCGCGCGAGCGCGGCATCGACCTCGGCGAGGTCGGCGCGCGCGATCCCATCGGCCGGATTGGCCAGGCCGATGTGAAGACCTTCGGCGCAGCAGCGGTACCCGCTGCGCCGAAGCCGGCCGCGCCAACGCAGGGCGCGCCGGCCGGCAGCCCGCCGCCTGGGGCCAAGGCGGCGGACGGCAAGGAGACCGAGCGCAAGCGCATGTCGCGCAGACGGCTCACGATTGCCAGCCGCCTCGTGGAGGCGCAGCATACGGCGGCCATGCTGACCACCTTCAACGAGGTGGACATGACCGCGATCCTGGATATCCGCAAGCGGCGCAAGGATACCTTCAAGGAGAAGCATGACATCGGCCTCGGCTTCATGTCCTTCTTCACCAAAGCGGTGGTCGGCGCGCTCAAGGCGTATCCGCTGCTCAATGCCGAGATTGACGGCGAGGACCTTATTATCAAGAAATATTACGATATCGGCATCGCCGTGTCCGCCAAGGAAGGACTGGTCGTGCCGGTGGTCCGGGAGGCCGACCGGCTCAGCTTCCCGCAGATCGAGCGGCAGATCTCCGAGCTTGCCGCCAAAGCCCGCGCCAACACGCTCGCCCTCTCCGATCTTCAGGGCGGCACCTTCACGATTACTAACGGCGGCGTATTCGGTTCCCTGCTGTCGACGCCGATCCTGAATGCTCCGCAGGTCGGCATTCTGGGCATGCATAAAATCCAGCTCCGCCCGATCGCCATCGATGAAGTGACAACCGTCAACAAGCCGATGATGTACATCGCCCTGTCCTACGATCACCGGATCGTCGACGGAGCCGAAGCGGTAAGCTTTCTCGTCAAGGTCAAAGAGCTGCTGGAGGATCCTGAGGCGCTGCTGCTGGAAGGCTAA
- a CDS encoding alpha/beta fold hydrolase yields MPYCQTGKAELYYEDWGEGRPIVMIHGFSPDHRLMSGCMEPVFRERKGWRRLYIDLPGMGKSRHYQDIGSSDEMLETVLSFLDTVLPDETYCLAGESYGGYIVRGIIAGRPEQVDGAALICPMIIPEKEDRKLPAHSAVYTDVNFVEKLTKEQRDDFRSIGVVLDEYTWNRYNEEILSGIRLADEDFLAAIKARYGFSFPVDQDEFHKPGLFVTGRQDSMTGYIDAFSILDKYTRTSFAVLDRAGHNLQIEQPELFNALMQEWLDRVEEDGIK; encoded by the coding sequence ATGCCATACTGTCAAACCGGGAAAGCGGAGTTATATTATGAAGATTGGGGCGAAGGCAGACCTATAGTGATGATCCACGGTTTCAGTCCCGACCATCGGCTGATGAGCGGTTGTATGGAGCCTGTATTTAGGGAGAGAAAAGGCTGGAGACGGTTGTACATCGATCTGCCGGGAATGGGGAAGTCACGCCATTATCAGGATATCGGCAGCTCGGACGAGATGCTCGAAACGGTGCTGTCATTTCTGGATACCGTGCTTCCGGATGAGACCTATTGTCTCGCGGGGGAATCTTATGGCGGTTATATCGTCAGGGGAATCATTGCGGGTCGACCGGAGCAAGTGGATGGCGCAGCTTTGATTTGTCCGATGATTATACCGGAAAAAGAGGACAGGAAGCTTCCCGCACATTCCGCTGTTTATACGGACGTCAATTTTGTGGAGAAGCTTACAAAGGAACAGCGGGACGATTTCCGTTCAATCGGAGTCGTCCTTGACGAATATACCTGGAATCGCTACAACGAAGAGATATTATCCGGCATCCGGTTGGCCGACGAAGATTTTCTGGCTGCCATCAAAGCCCGGTATGGCTTCTCTTTCCCGGTGGATCAGGACGAATTTCATAAACCGGGACTCTTTGTCACGGGAAGGCAGGATTCTATGACGGGCTACATCGATGCTTTTTCCATCCTGGATAAATATACAAGGACTTCATTTGCGGTGCTGGACCGGGCGGGCCATAACCTGCAAATCGAGCAGCCGGAACTGTTCAACGCCTTGATGCAGGAATGGCTGGACAGGGTGGAAGAAGACGGGATAAAGTAA
- a CDS encoding S8 family serine peptidase, translating into MTTDSKTLKKAVKEAYKKGLLLVSAAGNSGFNEGDTIAYPAAYKEVIAVGAINSRNERTFYSSSGKDLELMAPGASIYSNH; encoded by the coding sequence ATGACTACGGACAGCAAAACACTTAAGAAAGCTGTGAAAGAAGCTTACAAAAAAGGCCTATTACTGGTATCAGCTGCAGGAAATAGTGGATTCAACGAAGGCGATACCATTGCTTACCCAGCCGCCTATAAAGAGGTTATTGCCGTAGGAGCAATAAACAGTAGAAATGAACGAACATTTTATTCAAGCTCAGGAAAAGACCTAGAATTGATGGCCCCTGGAGCAAGTATTTATAGCAATCACTGA